CGGCCTTCGCGCTCCGCCGCAAACCGCCATTCCACTATGCTCCGGGCCGCGGCATGTTCGATCCATTCCGGGGCCAAATGCTCGATGGCCCACGGCACCAGGGCATCGTGCAGCAACAGCAGTTTCAGCAACCACGCCTCGGTCAGCGGTGGTTTGCTGACGACCGCGGCTGACTCGTCCGTTTCCTCCTCCGGTTCCACCGCGGACGACAGCGAAGTTCGCGCCCGACCGGCCTTCTTGAATTCCGCCCGCACCGCTTCCGGCATGACGCCGAGCCGCAGCGCCGTTTTTTGCGCAAAGGCATCGATGATCACGGCGTTGCCGGTTTTGTGCAGCGCCTCCGCCATGCTGCGCAAAATGTTCAGCCGCCCCTTGTCGCTCGTCGCGTCGTTCCCGGCACAAAGCCGGTCGAGATAATAATCAAAGAAGCCGCGGGCGGATTGAATCAGCGTGCGAAAGGCGTCGCCCCCCTGCTCCTTGATGAAGCTGTCCGGATCGTGCGGCGACGGCACCACCGCCACCCGCACCGCCAGTCCCGATCCCAACAGTGCATCCAGGGAACGCACCGCCGCATTCTGGCCGGCGTTGTCCGAATCAAAGCACAACACCACCTCGTTCACGTAACGCTTGAGAATCCGGGCGTGCTCCATCGTGAACGCGGTGCCTTGCGGCGCCACGATGTTCTGGCCGCCCGCCATGAAGCTGGCGATCAGGTCAAGCTGGCCTTCGCACACAATGGCGTATCCGGCGTCCAGAATCGCCCGCTTGGATTTGTCGAGCCCGAAGAAGACTTTGCTCTTGGTGAAGATTGGCGTTTCGGGCGAGTTGACGTATTTCGCCGTTTTTTCGTCGCCCGCCAGCACGCGGCCGCTGAAGCCGATGACCCGGCCCTGCTCGTCGCAGATGGGAAACATGAGCCGGCCCCGGAAGCGGTCGTAATGGCGGTCGGTTTCCTCCTTGCGGATGACCAGTCCGGCCTTTTCCACGTCGGCCAGATCATAGCCTTTGCTCTTCGCCCAGTTGACCGTGTCGTCCCAGGCATCCGGCGCGTAGCCGAGCCGGAACAGTTTTATCGCCTCCGCCGACACGCCGCGTTTGGCGAGGTAGTCCCGGGCGATCTGGCCGTTGGCGTCGTTGGCCAGCGCGGCCTGCCAGCGTTGGGTGATTTGCTCGTGAATCTGGAGCAGCGTGTCCTTGAGAAGCCGGACCTGCGCGCCCGCGCCGTCCTTTTCGAGTTCGAGCGGAATCTTGGCACGGTCGGCCAGCCGCTTCACGGCCTCGACGAACGTGATGTTCTCGAACTCCTTGACGAAGGTGAAGACGTCACCACCCTTGTGGCAGCCGAAGCAGTGGAAGATTTGCCGCGAGGGATTGACGTTGAAGCTGGGCGACTTCTCCTTGTGAAACGGGCAGAGCGCCACGAAGTTCGCGCCGGCCCGCTTGAGCGGAATGTAGGAGCCGATCACGTCCACGATGTCACTCGCGGCGCGAATCTGTTCCCGGGTGCTCTCTGCGATGAAGCCAGCCACGCCGACACGTTAGCGGCGCGCGCCGGCAATGTCAGCCCACAACCTTACATCGGCAGGTCAAATTGCTTGCGCTGAAGCTCCTTGGATTGTGCAATCGTCGGCCTGATCAAAATGGCGCCCAAACTGTTGTGGATGACCGGTCCGGAGAAGGAGTCCTCGAAGACCTGATGCTGGATCGTGTAAAAGGTCGGAAAGAAATTATTGTCAAAGTTCTGCTGTTGAAACTGGTTCATCGAATCAATTTCCTTCTGCGTGTAAAGCCGCGCATTCAACAGCGACAGCGCAAAAACCAGGATGCAGCCATAGCGGAACATGCCGGCCAGGATGCCGAGATAATACTCCGCCGCTCCGAAGGTGTCGCTGCCAATGATCTTTCCGCCGAGCCGCCGGCTGATCAACGCAAACACGCTGGCCAGAATCATCGCCATGCCCAGATAGGCAATGAACGAGGTCGTCAACAAACTGAGCACGGTGGTGTCCGCCATGTATTGGGCCGCCGGCCGGTAGAACATCCCGCACACCACAGCCAGCGTAATCCACTTGAGCAGCGGAATAAGCTCCTGCGACATGCCCCGCTTGCGGCCGCGCATCGCACCGGCGACAAGCACAATCACCACCAGCACATCGAACCAGTTTACCGGCAGGTTGTGGGGCACCATGTTCATTTGGTTGTCATCATTTTGGACGTTTCCCGCGCCTTCCGACGCTGGTGATTTCCAAACGAGCCATATTCGTGCCACGTCACTGCGGGTGTGCCGCCAGCCAGAAACGAATCGCCGTGGCCTGTGGATGGCCTGGGGCCAGCGCCAGGACTTTCTGGTAATGACTCCGGGCCCGGGCCGGATCTGCCAACGTTCCTGCGTATAAATTGCCCAGGGTCAAATGCGCCCGGACATCGTCCGGATTCGCCTGCAACAACCGCTCCAATTCTCGCGCGGCCTCCTGGTCGCGATGGCTGCGCTTCAGCGCCAGGGCCAGATTGAAACGCGCTTCCGCTGATGCCGGGTCCAGGGCCAGCGCCGCACGCGCGGCCGTGATGGCCTCGGCAAATTCGCCGGCTTCCAGGGCGGCGGCGGCATGGTTCAACTGCGCCTGAAACCAGCCGGGATCGGCAGCCGTGGCGGCGCGAAACGATTCGTTGGCGAGGACGAATTGCCGGCCCTTCATCGCCTGCAAGCCCCGCTCAAAATGGCGCTGCGCGGCTGCCCGATCGCCGGTTGAAACCGTGGAAATCTGAGCTTCGTCACCGGCGGCACTTTCGGAAATCGAAGGTTCTTCCGTCGTGGAATTCGTGTTGGGGCCGACGGCAACACGGGAACGCGCCGCGGGCAGCGGCGTCACTGACTCCGCCCTGGTTTGGGCGTGAAAGAGGTTGAGGGGATTGAGGCTTTGCAGAAAGCCGCGCCGGGCGGGCGGCGCTTCGCTGACGGCCGGAGTGACAGTCGCGGACGATGGGACAGAAGCGGTGGCGGGAGCGGCGGCAGCAACCGCCGAAGGGGTCGGTGTCGGTGCGGATTTGATGACCGGTTCGGGCGGCACGGTCACCACGGTGGGCGGCGAACGCACCGGCTCGCCCGCCACGCGCCGGGTCGGCGACACGGCGGGCGGCGCACGAGGTTCAGGCTCCGGCGTCACCAACTTCGCTCCCGGCGGCGGCGAACTGGGCGGCACTGATTTGACCACGGGCACGGAACCCGATGGCGCCTGCGCCAACTGCGGCGGCGGCGAAGTCGGACTCGCGGGTGGTTCCACGGGTGGTGCCAGGGTTTGCCCGGCCGACCGCGCCGGGGTCAGTTCCAGTTGCAATTGTTTGATCACTTCACGCACGGCCGCCGCGTCGTCCGGCGGGGGGCGCAGCGAAAGGTAGGCTTCATACCATTTCAAGGCGGCCGCGCGATCGCCCAGATACTGCTGGTTCACGACGGCGAGGTTCAGCAGCGCGGAGGCAAAATCACGTCGCGCCTTGACCGCCGCGGCGAAGCTTTGCGCGGCATCCCGGGCACGCCCACGCTGCAATTGCGCCAGCCCCAGGGTGTTCCAGGAGTCCGGCGATTGGGCATCCAGCTGCACGGCTTTGCGCGCGTGCTGCTCCGCGTTGGCGGTTTCCCGCAGATGCACTTCCGCCAGGGCCAGCCGCTGCAAACCGACCGGATCATTCGGCTGGCGCAACGCGTAAGTCGTCAGCTCTGATTTCGCGTCATTGATGCGACCAAGCTGGAAAAGCAGCGTGCCGAGGTTCAAATGAATGGCCAGCAGATCCGGATTGGTCGCCAGCGCCCGGCGGTAGGCACTTTCGGCGTTGGTCATCTGCCCGGCCTGATGATACGCCACGCCAAGGTCATTCCACACCTGTGCGTTCGTGCCCAGCAACTGCGTCGCCGTTTGCAAGCGCGCAATGGCCCGCGCCGTCTGGCCCGCGTCCAGCAGCCGCCGGCCATCGACCAACGCCTGCGGACCGGGCGGACGGCAGCCCGCCAAAAAGCCGGCGCACAACAGGCCCGCCAGCAGTTTGAACGCAGTCCGATTTTTTATGGTCAGCATGGGCGGGCGTGGTAGCATCCACGCTCTGACGTGTCAAGGAACGCACCAATCATGTTCGCGATCCGCTCG
The window above is part of the Verrucomicrobiia bacterium genome. Proteins encoded here:
- the dnaG gene encoding DNA primase yields the protein MAGFIAESTREQIRAASDIVDVIGSYIPLKRAGANFVALCPFHKEKSPSFNVNPSRQIFHCFGCHKGGDVFTFVKEFENITFVEAVKRLADRAKIPLELEKDGAGAQVRLLKDTLLQIHEQITQRWQAALANDANGQIARDYLAKRGVSAEAIKLFRLGYAPDAWDDTVNWAKSKGYDLADVEKAGLVIRKEETDRHYDRFRGRLMFPICDEQGRVIGFSGRVLAGDEKTAKYVNSPETPIFTKSKVFFGLDKSKRAILDAGYAIVCEGQLDLIASFMAGGQNIVAPQGTAFTMEHARILKRYVNEVVLCFDSDNAGQNAAVRSLDALLGSGLAVRVAVVPSPHDPDSFIKEQGGDAFRTLIQSARGFFDYYLDRLCAGNDATSDKGRLNILRSMAEALHKTGNAVIIDAFAQKTALRLGVMPEAVRAEFKKAGRARTSLSSAVEPEEETDESAAVVSKPPLTEAWLLKLLLLHDALVPWAIEHLAPEWIEHAAARSIVEWRFAAEREGRWQGVAAMLDAFEAPEVKSLITEAATTERPLPNPAIQLADVASRLRNLHIDAHRATLRQRLHAPDTSDAARADLLREDHELRLLKQAPIPPPAV
- a CDS encoding tetratricopeptide repeat protein; this translates as MLTIKNRTAFKLLAGLLCAGFLAGCRPPGPQALVDGRRLLDAGQTARAIARLQTATQLLGTNAQVWNDLGVAYHQAGQMTNAESAYRRALATNPDLLAIHLNLGTLLFQLGRINDAKSELTTYALRQPNDPVGLQRLALAEVHLRETANAEQHARKAVQLDAQSPDSWNTLGLAQLQRGRARDAAQSFAAAVKARRDFASALLNLAVVNQQYLGDRAAALKWYEAYLSLRPPPDDAAAVREVIKQLQLELTPARSAGQTLAPPVEPPASPTSPPPQLAQAPSGSVPVVKSVPPSSPPPGAKLVTPEPEPRAPPAVSPTRRVAGEPVRSPPTVVTVPPEPVIKSAPTPTPSAVAAAAPATASVPSSATVTPAVSEAPPARRGFLQSLNPLNLFHAQTRAESVTPLPAARSRVAVGPNTNSTTEEPSISESAAGDEAQISTVSTGDRAAAQRHFERGLQAMKGRQFVLANESFRAATAADPGWFQAQLNHAAAALEAGEFAEAITAARAALALDPASAEARFNLALALKRSHRDQEAARELERLLQANPDDVRAHLTLGNLYAGTLADPARARSHYQKVLALAPGHPQATAIRFWLAAHPQ
- a CDS encoding CvpA family protein, with the translated sequence MNMVPHNLPVNWFDVLVVIVLVAGAMRGRKRGMSQELIPLLKWITLAVVCGMFYRPAAQYMADTTVLSLLTTSFIAYLGMAMILASVFALISRRLGGKIIGSDTFGAAEYYLGILAGMFRYGCILVFALSLLNARLYTQKEIDSMNQFQQQNFDNNFFPTFYTIQHQVFEDSFSGPVIHNSLGAILIRPTIAQSKELQRKQFDLPM